The genome window CAACGAGCCTGTCATATGCTCCAGACGGTCGTGCAGCAATCCGGTCCGAGCTAAGCGTAAGCAATGCGGCAACTGCATAGATAAAAATGCGGCTCAAAAACGAGCTCGTGTTCAACAACGTCGGAATCAGGGCATCAAAGATCCGATCACTGGTGATACAACCAAGCTATGCGCCGACTGTGGCGTACCCTCTAACAAGTACAGGTGCGGCCGTTGCTACAAGAAGAAAATTGCTTCGAACCAGGTCGCCTACTATAGACGACGTGAGAAGGGTCTATGTACAAGATGCGGTGGGGAGATGGACAGAGAGGGATCCTGTTGCAAAAGGTGTCATTTTGAGAAGTATCACCTCTACAACAAGACGAAATCGACAGGATAAGGaataattttttttttgacGCAACTAGAGGCACTACTATATGCAGAAAGTAGATTATATAACTAGAGATATCAGTCATTAAGGATGAAGGTAGTGTCATACAGTGAACCCTTTCAAACCGAATCTGTTTCTTTCTTGGTAGCTCAAGCTCTATCATTACAGCTATTCACGACGTGAGTTCCACTCCCGATCAAAGTTTGTCAGCGCCCTCTGCGCCGTAGGAACGCAATCCAGAGCCTTAATAGAGACCCGAGGCGGTAGGCTCAACATGTATAAAACCGACTGCGCTAAATCCTCTGCGACTAGAGGCTCATATCCTTCAACAAATTCATCCATAGCACTCTGGTCATACTGTACCCTTTGAAGATGGAAATGCGTCTGGACAACACCTGGCCGAAGAACTAAAACCCTGATGTCTGATCCGGCAGTTTCCATTCGAAGACTGTTGGAGAAGCCCTCGAGGAAGGCTTTTGATGCATGATAAACTGCTTCGCCGTTAAATGGTGGACACTCGAGACCTGTGACGGATGAGACGTTTATGATGGTTCCTTTCTTTCGTTCCCACATTGAGTGATTCAGAACTGCGTGGGTAGTGAACATGACGccgttgatgttggtgtttaACATCTGGGCGACTTGATCGATGGGGATTTCCCAAAAGCGTCCCGGCGCGCCAAGTGCAAGCCCAGCCTGAGATATCGTTAGCACTGAGAAATCACCGGGAAGCAGATATCTTTCACCCACATTATTAATAAGGATGTCAATTTGGCCAAGCTCAGATATGGCTGTCTTGACTGCCTTTTCAATGTCTGGTTGATTTTGAATGTCGACAGGGTAGACCCCGACCTTGATCTCAGAGAATTTGGATGTGATCTTGTCTCGCACCGCTTCAAGCTTATCCTACATCGAAGACAGTCATCAGTGAATGACCTAGGGTTTTGTTTGATCGCTCCGCACCTTGCTTCGAGATATCAAAGCAATGTTCACGCCATGCTCGGCCAAAGCCAACGCAATGGCTTCGCCAATGCCCATAGAGGCTCCAGTCTATTGGCGTAGTTAGCATCTCCAAGACCAATGGTAGATGGTTACAAACGATAAAAGCGGTTTGTCCCTTCAAGGCCTCCATTTTATCCTCCGTTTTGATAGCGAGAGCTCAGCTGCTGCAAAGAGTCAAGAGAAGAATGCACTGCGGTATTTATGGCTTTGAATTTAAGGGCCTGTACCTAGCTGATAAATCAACTTTTCTTTCATTCATGTTGTAGTCAAAACAAGGTCCATAGTGACGTCGACGATGACTAATGGAGGATAGTCCCAACTCGTATAGGACCCGAGTACTCGGAAACCACCATGTTTAAAATCCGCAGCCACGCTAGAGTAGATTCGATAGGCTTCAATATTTTCGTAATAGGAAAACCCTTTTCTTTTAGttgctcttctcctttttcACGGCGTCCGCTTGTGCATGCCTGGTGATGTAACTCATGATGCCGAGATGTCATGGAAGCGGGGTAGCTAGAAAACGCTATTCACCTTGTCCCCTCTGAGAGAGGCTTATTGAGAAGCCTGGCGTAGCACAGCCAAAATTATGAAagccgagaagaagttctttGTAACGCTGCCGTAAATGAAACATAACTATCAGTAAGGTCCAATCATCAGGAGACGATAAGGGCATACGGGCCATGGCAGCAGAACAGGTGTTAAGCGCAATGGAGTAATGGAAAGTTGCTAATAAAACCTGAACCTCCGCCGTTCTCCAAATACAAAATAcatatataatttataaacATCCATCTTTGTCCCTGTTAGTCAGTTCTATCATACCCTCAACCCGCCCCAGACTAATCCGATGAGAAAGCTTCCGGATATAGCTCAACCATCTTCTCGTAAGCCTTCTGGGCCCTGTCCTTAAGGTCCCACCTGGCAGTCTCATCCACCGTCTCAGCAACCTCCTTAATCTTCGATGCCCAAAGCTTCCACTTTGTAGCATTCAGCTCAAACTTCCACTTCGGCAAAGGATTCTTGGCGCCTTTTACAAATACCTCCCCTGCGAGAAGTATATGATTGATGGCTGCAAGAACCTGAGCCTGGCGACCTGCATCTGTCTTTATGTCGCCCGACGTGCAGACCTCAAACGTTCTTTCCAAGTCTTTCATAATCCAGTGTTGACCATCGTTGTCTAGACAGCCTCCTCGGAAGAGCTTGGCGAGTAAAGCACATGAGCTGAACCATTCTCCTGCCCATACATCTTCAGGTTCTTGTGAGTTCTTTGCTGTGTAGGTATCAACTATACGAAGAAGAACGCGTCAGCATGTTTGAAACCGAAGGGTCTTTTATCCGAGCAATAACGTACCATGACCAGCATTCCAAGACTCGTTGGCTGCAGCTTCAAGTCCCCAACCAATCCAGACGAATTGAGGATCCTACAAAACTAATTAGTGACCACATAGATGTTAGGTGATTCCATTACTAACCTCTTCATCGAACTCTTTTGCTGCTCCATCCTTAATCGCAATCAAGAACTCTGTGATCCTGTCATGCCGCCAGCTCGCATACCACACCTTGGGAGCGACTTCAAATGCAATTACTGAAATTGTGTTCAGGTAGTATCCAGCTCCGTGATCAGGCATTTTGCTTTGCCGGCCGGCTTCAGCTTTATAAAGACCATAGAACTTGGTGACGGCTTGTGATACTGCGGTATCGTCGTCTTCAGAGGCAACCAGTAGATCTCGAACAATTTCGTAGGATGGGGATTCTGAGAATAATTCATCGCGCTCCTCTTCAATTCTTTCGTCAAGGAACTTGAGCCATGAAGGAGCATCAGAGGGCTGGGCGACTTCTGTAATTTCTGAGTTGTCCATGATAATTGATCAAGTGAAAAAAATTGAGgattgatgtgatggatgAGAAGACAGTTCGAAGAGACAGAAAATACGCTCGTTTCTCTTATTTCTTGTGAAATCAATGATTATCAGGCCTCCCGAGAGGCTGTGTGACATGAGGTTGAGTTCAAGGCAGAAATTGACTGAGGCGGAGCTGGTACAGTTCAGTTTACAACCAACACCTGCGCCATTTCTCCACCCAATCAGCTCACCACAACGATACGCGCGCGTTTAATGCAATGTAACTGTGACAAGCGTTTAGCAACTTCATTTGATTATCATGTgatttttcttattttataattgATCCTTGCGATACCTTCATATGATTCCGGTTATCCGGCCGTCAAGATGATATGTCAAAGGTCTTGGCGCGCGTCAACACCATGTCAAATAGCCGATAGGCCAACCATCCCATTCACTTAGTCTCAGGTTCACCATTTTATGTATGTTGGTTCTAGATATCTTCCAACATGCATATTTCATCCCGGAAATACGACTCTCATGTCTCATGGTCTCAGGTCTGGGCCAACATCATTATTTACCGGATCTAAAATTATCCACGATGGAATTGTATAATATGTCCAATGTTTCGATGGCTTTTACTGATCaaatcaacaacttcatcaatCATTTCCAAATTATTACTAAGTCGTCGTTGATCGACGACTCGCAATCTTTCTTTGAGCTCATTGACCTTTCGCTTCATTGCCTTTCCTCCGCTTTCCAGCCTTCATCTCGCCAATCAACTCTTTCGTCCTGTTTAATATAGCACTTCTCTTTGCTACCTGCAACTATGAGGCGATTCTTTGGACGTAAGGAAGAGCCAAGGCGCAACTCAGACGATGAGCACAAAAAGATGGTAAGTCCCAAGCTCCAGTGAAATCAAAGCCACAACTAACCATACTGCCCTGGCAGCAATACTATTCTCCGCGAGGCATCATCCCTGTCAAAGTTGTAGAGCAACAGACGCAAGAAGTTGTCTTTGATCCGACCAAAGTCTCTCGCAACACGAAGGACTATCCTCATGCTTATGAGGATGCAAACCTAGAGGGAAAGACCTTCCAGGAGTGGGAGCGCAGACATGACGAGGAGAAAGTTCGTCTGTACGAGATGCCAGTCAACACCAGAATGAACTTGACCAAGAGACCGGCAACGTTCAAGCAGGTACAAAGACGTGAGCTGGAGTTACGTCCGAACGATAGGAAGGATGTTGTTCAGAAAGAGCTTAACGATCCAGGTGTCTTTCGGGGCGTTATCACTGGCAATGTTGAGACTGGTCAAGTCTACGGTGTCCAGGGCGTTATCTATCACCCAGAACAAAACCCTCGTGGTTTTAGACGATCTCCCGTCGAGCCATTGGATCGTGAGGGGCGTCAGTTCTTACACCGTTTTGAGGACGATGCTGCTGATCCCAATCGTGTGACGACTTGGCCTCCTCGGGATGAGGATGCAAGTGACCTTCAGGCATATGAGGAACGGTACAAGCAGGTTAGGAAGACTCGTCcgcctcagcagcagaagtCTAAGCAAAAGGCACCCAATGCGAATTGAGGTCAGGATGGATATTTTGTATATAATTTGAGTGAGTTGTTATAGGGCGTTGGATAATGAATACGGGTTTGTGTAGAGTTCCAGATTTGTAGCTTGACTTGACAGCATGCTTTGGCAATGTGACGTGATCTGTCGCTTATACGATGTCCACCTTCTGGAATTCCCCGTTGTTCACAGCCTCGCCATACATCGCCCCATGCACATAAGTCTCCCCAATCAAAGTCCACCCTTGAGCCCCCTTCCGCAGCACGAGCGGGACATGCGCCCCAGCAATCAGGCTGAtaacatcaccaacttccGTCCTCGCCGGCCCCAAGCCCAGGTATCCCTTGTCCGTCACGAAAAGCACCCGCTCAGCTCCAGCATCATCCACCGCAATTGCAAAGATATCTCCCTCCTGTGGATCAGTTTTGTTTTGACACCGAAGATCATGGTTAGCCTCAGAAGCAGAGTCTGAGATGCGAGCAAGATAGTTTGCAAAATGGTCGCTGCAAGCATCAGGAGCAGGATGACTGGTGAGCCAGATGTTCGTCAAAAGTGTTCGCCAGAGCGCCTCAGGGACTGCTGTTGAAGGTTGGGGCGGATAGGCTATGTCGGCGAGGCGAGCCCTCCCCGGGTACCATGACCGAAGGCTCTTGTAGAAcgccttctcctcttcttttttcctgGGTAAAGGAGCAATCTTGGTAATTCTGTCCAAGACATGAGTGCTCACGGATAGTGTTCTTCCGTTTCCGGACAACGAATACTCGCTCTTCACACTAGATGCAGCGTGGAAGACTCGCCAACTGTGATCATACAGCGGTCTACCCCGAGCCTTTTGagccttcatctccttcaggAACAGTGGCTCAGTCGCAACGGCGCTTGCCATCTTCGGGACCCAACTTGGGTAGCCAACTCCCTTCCCAGACCAGTCTGGCTGGAGAGCATCGTCAAAGATATCTTCTTCCAGCGGTGCCCAATCAGGTTTCTTTGAAGGAAATCGCTTCTTCGCCTTGTACCTGTCCAGTAACCTGTTGCCGATTGGCTTGGACGATGTGAATTTGTAAGACTcccgaggaagaggatggtTGACCAAAGATAGGACGAGAAGACCCGCGTCACCATTGATGAGACGCTGCGCTATGTCGAGGTAGAAGTCGCTCATGTTTCGATTGCTGTAATCTGGTTTGAGAGTTGTCTGGCCAAGCGTTGCTGGGTCAGTTATACCTAGAAATGCCCAGACCTTGTCACGCGGATCACCAGCCATCCTAGTCGCTCCAAGCATCGTCacatcaagaagatgaagtttGGCGGCACTCCTCTTCAAATCGAACATCGACGGCTGGAAGGTAACCCAATGAGGTACCATCTTGGGCGACAAGTGACTCGCAACGAAGTACGTCCAATccatcgccttcttcaactctgaCGCCGGGACTTCCTCGCCATTGTAATAGAAAGCGTATTGCTTTGCGAGGATGAACTCCTGAACAGTCCAAACTCGACTCCACCAACTCTCCGTGACGATCTGGAGGAGACTGAGCCATGAAATAAGCTCTGACCCTGTCGAGGTTGCATCGAAAAATGCTTTTGCGGTTGTGTACTTCTTCCCATGGAACTGGATATCGGCATTGTTTGGGTCTTCTGGGAATGCTGGCCACGCTTTAAGAATGCTCATCGCTGCTGTTCGTTCTGTATGCTTTCTACCAAGCCAGATAAAGACTTTTTCAGCTGCACTGTATATCTCATCCATGCGAGCTACCTGAACAGTCTTCTCATCTGGGTTTTCCTGATTGATACACACAGCGTCAGTCCAGATAGGTCTGCCGTTGAGGTATTTGTGTAAGCCAAGTAGGGCAGCGTGCAAGTTGGCTCCGATAGGAAACCGTTTGTTGTTAATCGCTATATCCACTGTATCGGCATGGCTGAAGTGAGGAACCTCAAGCTCAGTCTCGCGAAAGTCGCGACCACGATTCCACATCGGTCCGAAATCGACCCAGACGTAAGAGAGGCAGACATAAGCCGGTGTCTCGGATGCAGAGTAAGTGTTCATAGTCAGAGAAAGGACAGAGTCATTGATCTCCACCTGAACGAGGCGTATTCCCTTTGTGTCTTCAAGGGGCGAGTGAACCAACATCTCTGTTGGTAAGTCCTATCTCAGGTTCAACTTCACCGCAATCTTAAGACGAGAATGTAATCCCTTACCGGCATTTTGCAAGATGATCCTTGAAGGTTTGAAAAGAAGCCAGATAATCTTTCTTGACCGGACTGGAAGGCTGCTTTGTAGCCTGCTTTGACCCCCTCAGCTGTTGAGTAATCCACTGCCCATTTCGCCAGGGCTACGAAAGCGTCGGTGCTGTTTTCGGCTCTGAACTTGGGATCGCGAGGAATCCGAGCTTCAAATGGTATATCCATGTTAGTTGAGGAACATAAAGGTGATTGAGTCTCTGTCAGGTAAAAATGGGTGAAAGATGATAAATTGTTGGAGATGCATTGAATCTCACGGCTTACTCCCTGGCGATCTCCTCAGCTGTGACGTAATTGTGCTTCCTTCACTTACGCGAATGAGGACGATGAAAGTGTTGTTTCACAAATGATTTCATTCTTCCGCGTTGTCGACATCTGTATTGTCTCTTTTAATATTGACATAGCGAATGAAGGCTGTACATTGGCTCATACTCTCTTCTCGACTGTTGCCAAGATCTGTCGGGCCGCAGGCGCAGGTACAGAGCTTAAGTTAATCGCGGGGCCTGCAGCGGCACAGCACCACTAAAGATGAACGCTGAATAGCCGCCCCAATCTCCTAAATTTAAGCCTGAGGGACACCCGCCCGCTGACTTTAATCTTTCCGTCTAATTTTTATTTGGCGGCGGAGATAAGTCTTCTGGTCTTAACTGGCAGACTTGTATCGTAACCAGACTCATCACGTTCCTTACCAGCGATATAGATATTTCATTCATATCCTTAAAATGACAACTTCGTGCCGAGAATCATCATATCCATCAGTCATGACTGTCGGTGTTCTCAATGAGTAACGCTTCAAGATAAGCTTCCGACGGTCCAGAAACGGGTGTCACAACTGTCACCCCAACGGCCGGTGTAACTGTCAATGGAAAAGACCATAAGTAGAAGATACCGTGAGGTTTTATCCTCGACTCACGTTCCAAGATACGTCCTCAGTTCTGGCTAAACATGCCTATCATCCCATGATCTCCGCAACACTAGACCCAGTTCAGAGCCCTGTCTCAACCAATGGCGTCTCCACGTGCGCTCCAATTAAACCGCGTAATTTCCAACTTCACAACCATCCTCCATCAACTAACTACCTTCCCCCTTCAGTATATATAATGACGCTTTCCTGGTTCCGCTGCAGAGGGAGACTGCTCGTCCTTACAGCAGTCTTCTCCTTCGGCACTTTCTTCGTTTTGAGACAATACGCAGATATGGCGTCCTTACCTAAAAGCTCGCTACTCGGCCTCCTTGCGGCAGCGCCGGTATTGGGAAATGACCCAAATATGAAGTGGTTTCCTCCGAGCTCTAGTCAGGTTAATGATCTTGATAAGGTGTTGGATGGGAAGGGTACTTGGGGGTTTATTTATGACTCGTCGCACACGTCGGATGACAAGTATGGCACGTATAATTGGTGTAACATGCCTCATGCGAGGAAGAGGGAGTACAAGAAGGCTTCCAAGGAATATGAGTTGCAATATGTCGAAGTGGTCAGTAGTGTTCTATGCTCAGATATGGTAAGGTGACTGACTTTCATTAGATTCAAAGACATCACAAGCGTACTCCATACGCAGCAAACGCTTTCCCAGTTGAGCCATACCAGTGGAACTGCGATAATCAAGGCCTCTACTATTTCGGCCGCCAATTTACTGAATCTCCCAAACCCAACGCCCAAGGTTACTGGAAAGGATTCACCTCCGAAATCAACCCCTTCATCCCTTTCGGATGGATCGGATCCTGCCAATTTCCTCAAATCACAGCCGAAGGTCTCGATGATTCTTGGGTCCACGGAAAAGACCTCTACGAAGTCTACCACGATCTTTTGAAATTCATCCCAGGCCGCAAGGAAGATTGGCGGAGTAAAGTCATGTTCAGAGTTACCAATAACCAGATTACGAGTCAGGTTGCTGGTATGTTCATTAACGGCATGTATCAGACCACAGAATCTGTCCCATTGCTTATCCAACAAGCTGGCGTGGATAGTCTGGAGCCGCAGTACAAGTGCAGTGTTGGAAGCCAGTTGACTAGCGCTATCAAGTCTTCTTCTAACAAAGAGTGGCAAACGCATCTTGACAAGACAAAGGATCTCTACAAGACGCTTGACGACATCTCTGGTGTACCATCCAATGATGTTGGGTTCCATGAGAGCTTCGATCACTACTACGATAACCTCTCCGCCCGCCAATGCCACAAGAAGCCCTTCCCCTGTAAATTGGTCAACGGAAAGAACTCAACAACATGCGTTGACCAAAAGCTCGCTGACACAGTCTACCGTCTCGGCCAATGGGAATACTCCCAAATGTACCGCGACGCACCCGAATCCCTGGCTGCATCCGCTACATCATGGGGTGTATGGATAGCCGAGCTAGCAAGCCACTTCCGCGCCGTCATAGCCGGCAAACAAGATCTGTTATACTTGCACAACT of Fusarium oxysporum Fo47 chromosome I, complete sequence contains these proteins:
- a CDS encoding heterokaryon incompatibility protein-domain-containing protein → MDIPFEARIPRDPKFRAENSTDAFVALAKWAVDYSTAEGVKAGYKAAFQSGQERLSGFFSNLQGSSCKMPDLPTEMLVHSPLEDTKGIRLVQVEINDSVLSLTMNTYSASETPAYVCLSYVWVDFGPMWNRGRDFRETELEVPHFSHADTVDIAINNKRFPIGANLHAALLGLHKYLNGRPIWTDAVCINQENPDEKTVQVARMDEIYSAAEKVFIWLGRKHTERTAAMSILKAWPAFPEDPNNADIQFHGKKYTTAKAFFDATSTGSELISWLSLLQIVTESWWSRVWTVQEFILAKQYAFYYNGEEVPASELKKAMDWTYFVASHLSPKMVPHWVTFQPSMFDLKRSAAKLHLLDVTMLGATRMAGDPRDKVWAFLGITDPATLGQTTLKPDYSNRNMSDFYLDIAQRLINGDAGLLVLSLVNHPLPRESYKFTSSKPIGNRLLDRYKAKKRFPSKKPDWAPLEEDIFDDALQPDWSGKGVGYPSWVPKMASAVATEPLFLKEMKAQKARGRPLYDHSWRVFHAASSVKSEYSLSGNGRTLSVSTHVLDRITKIAPLPRKKEEEKAFYKSLRSWYPGRARLADIAYPPQPSTAVPEALWRTLLTNIWLTSHPAPDACSDHFANYLARISDSASEANHDLRCQNKTDPQEGDIFAIAVDDAGAERVLFVTDKGYLGLGPARTEVGDVISLIAGAHVPLVLRKGAQGWTLIGETYVHGAMYGEAVNNGEFQKVDIV
- a CDS encoding histidine phosphatase superfamily, translated to MTLSWFRCRGRLLVLTAVFSFGTFFVLRQYADMASLPKSSLLGLLAAAPVLGNDPNMKWFPPSSSQVNDLDKVLDGKGTWGFIYDSSHTSDDKYGTYNWCNMPHARKREYKKASKEYELQYVEVIQRHHKRTPYAANAFPVEPYQWNCDNQGLYYFGRQFTESPKPNAQGYWKGFTSEINPFIPFGWIGSCQFPQITAEGLDDSWVHGKDLYEVYHDLLKFIPGRKEDWRSKVMFRVTNNQITSQVAGMFINGMYQTTESVPLLIQQAGVDSLEPQYKCSVGSQLTSAIKSSSNKEWQTHLDKTKDLYKTLDDISGVPSNDVGFHESFDHYYDNLSARQCHKKPFPCKLVNGKNSTTCVDQKLADTVYRLGQWEYSQMYRDAPESLAASATSWGVWIAELASHFRAVIAGKQDLLYLHNFAHDGSISRLLSILQIDVMVWPGMGSEVVFELYKRKEEYFVRVLWSGKTLTSSHPDLGRMEMVPVKTLLKYFDGLTGKDASLVKGRCSGDVPL